The Cellulomonas flavigena DSM 20109 DNA segment CGTTCGTCGTCACGCTCGAGTACGGGCCGGACCACGACAAGGTCGACCCGTTCGACGTCACGCAGCACCGGGTCATGCAGGACGCGCCCGGGCAGGCGCACGACGCGGCGTACCTGCACCCGGTCGTGCGGCACCACCGGCACGGCGAGCACCTCGCGACGCACCATCTCGCGGAGAACCTCGAGAACCGCTGGGACCGGCCCGACGTGCACGTCGGGCCGCTCGTGGACTTCGTCGCCCGCGCGCTCGCGGGGCGCTGACGTGTCCCGCGCACGGGAGGCCGAGCGGCGGGCGCGCGACGTGCTCGACCCGGTGCACTTCGACTTCCTCGCCGGCGGCGCGGGCGCCGAACGGACGCTCGCCGACAACGAGGCGGCGTTCGCGCGCCGCCGTCTGCTGCCGCGCGTGCTGCGCGGCGCGGGGGCGCCCGACCTGTCGACGACGCTGCTGGGCGCCGAGCTCGCGGCACCGGTCGTGGTCGCGCCGACCGCGTTCCACCGCCTGGCGCACCCCGACGGCGAGGTGGCCACGGCCGTCGGTGTCGCCGCCGCGGGCGGCCTGATGACGCTGAGCATGATGGCCACGGTCGCGGTCGAGCACGTGGCCGACGTCGGCGTGCCGCTGTGGTTCGGGCTGTACCTGCAGCCCGACCGCGGGTTCACCGCCGCGGTCGTCGCGCGGGCGCAGGACGCGGGCTGCCGCGCGCTCGTCGTGACGGCCGACTCCCCCGTCCGCGGGCGCCACACGCGTGACCTCGCGCACGGCTTCCGCGCCCTCCCCGAGGGGATGGTCTGCGAGAACATGCGCGACGCGGACTGGCGCGTGCGCGACCTCGTCGTCGACGCCGACCTCACCTGGGACGACGTAGCGTGGTTGCGCGCGACGACGTCGCTGCCCGTGCTCGTCAAGGGCGTGCTGCACCCCGCCGACGCACGGCTCGCCGTCGGGCACGGCGTCGACGGGGTCATCGTGTCCAACCACGGCGGTCGGCAGCTCGACGGCGCCGTGAGCACGCTCGACGCGCTGCCGGGCGTGGTCGACGCGGTCGCCGGGCGCGTGCCGGTGCTGCTCGACGGCGGCGTGCGCAGCGGCACCGACGCGCTCGTCGCGCTCGCCCTGGGCGCCGACGCCGTGATGGTCGGGCGGCCCGTGCTGTGGGGCCTGGCCCTGGGCGGCGCCGCGGGCGTCCGGGCCGTGCTGGGCGACCTCGCCGACGAGCTCGCGCACGCGCTCACGCTCGTCGGCGCGCGCCGTCCCGGCGATCTCACCCCGGACCTGGTGGTGACTCCGTGAGCGGGGCCGTGCTCGCGGTCGCGGCCGGGGCCCTCGTGGCCGCCGCGGTGTGGACGCTGCCGCGCTGGCTGCCGCCCACGGTCGTGCGGCTGCGCGAACGGGTGT contains these protein-coding regions:
- a CDS encoding alpha-hydroxy acid oxidase; its protein translation is MSRAREAERRARDVLDPVHFDFLAGGAGAERTLADNEAAFARRRLLPRVLRGAGAPDLSTTLLGAELAAPVVVAPTAFHRLAHPDGEVATAVGVAAAGGLMTLSMMATVAVEHVADVGVPLWFGLYLQPDRGFTAAVVARAQDAGCRALVVTADSPVRGRHTRDLAHGFRALPEGMVCENMRDADWRVRDLVVDADLTWDDVAWLRATTSLPVLVKGVLHPADARLAVGHGVDGVIVSNHGGRQLDGAVSTLDALPGVVDAVAGRVPVLLDGGVRSGTDALVALALGADAVMVGRPVLWGLALGGAAGVRAVLGDLADELAHALTLVGARRPGDLTPDLVVTP